In Musa acuminata AAA Group cultivar baxijiao chromosome BXJ2-10, Cavendish_Baxijiao_AAA, whole genome shotgun sequence, a genomic segment contains:
- the LOC135625395 gene encoding cytochrome P450 90D2-like isoform X2: MDTSLVLWAASVTLLATVIIARTWGMKRSGQRGHRLPAGSRGWPLVGETLQFVSCAYSPRPERFMDKRTLMYGKVFRSHLFGSPTIVSTDAEVSRCILQSDARTFVPWYPKSLTELMGKSSILLINGNLQRRVHGLIGAFFKSSDLKAQITRDMQSYVQESMINWQDDQLIRIQDETKKIIFQILVKGLIGLEPGKEMQLLKQQFKEFIAGLMSLPVKLPGSRLYRSLQAKKKMVMLIKSIIEEKRMNKSGCAPRDVVDVLINDASGQLTDNLISDNMIDLMIPAEDSVPVLVTLAVKYLSECPLALQHLEEENTRLEKRRSMLGGELQWADYMSLSFTQHVITETLRMGNIISGIMRKAVKDVEIRGHLIPKGWCVFTYFRSVHLDEKHYEEAYKFNPWRWKVGGRGGPHRELSYCKNEGGNAHPGKEEELMLCNKMVTGEGLSLLHRYELRRRRRRSRGGEK, from the exons ATGGACACGTCGCTGGTGCTGTGGGCGGCGTCGGTTACACTCTTGGCGACGGTGATCATCGCCCGGACATGGGGGATGAAGAGAAGCGGCCAAAGAGGTCATCGACTCCCTGCAGGATCCCGGGGTTGGCCTCTCGTCGGCGAGACCCTCCAGTTCGTGTCCTGCGCCTACTCGCCTCGGCCGGAGAGGTTCATGGACAAGCGGACGCTCAT GTACGGGAAGGTGTTCAGGTCGCATCTGTTCGGCAGCCCGACGATCGTGTCGACCGACGCAGAGGTCAGTCGGTGTATCCTGCAAAGCGATGCGAGGACCTTCGTGCCGTGGTATCCGAAATCCCTCACGGAATTGATGGGGAAATCCTCCATTCTGCTCATCAATGGCAACCTCCAGAGACGAGTTCACGGCCTCATCGGCGCCTTCTTCAAGTCCTCCGACCTCAAGGCTCAGATCACCAGAGACATGCAGAGCTACGTGCAGGAGTCCATGATCAATTGGCAGGATGATCAGCTCATCCGCATCCAAGACGAGACCAagaag ATAATCTTCCAAATACTAGTCAAAGGGTTGATTGGATTGGAGCCGGGAAAGGAGATGCAGTTGTTgaagcaacaattcaaagaatttaTTGCCGGGTTGATGTCTTTGCCGGTGAAGCTGCCCGGGAGTAGACTCTACAGATCACTACAG GCAAAGAAGAAGATGGTGATGCTAATAAAGAGCATCATCGAGGAGAAGAGGATGAACAAGTCGGGATGCGCGCCGCGGGATGTGGTGGATGTGCTGATCAACGACGCCAGCGGCCAATTGACGGACAATCTGATATCGGACAACATGATCGATCTGATGATACCGGCCGAGGATTCCGTGCCTGTTCTTGTTACACTAGCAGTCAAGTACCTCAGCGAATGTCCTCTTGCTCTCCAACATCTGGAG GAGGAGAATACGCGGCTGGAGAAGAGGAGATCGATGCTGGGTGGTGAACTGCAATGGGCCGACTACATGTCGTTGAGCTTCACGCAACAC GTGATAACGGAGACGCTACGTATGGGGAACATAATTAGCGGGATCATGAGGAAGGCGGTGAAGGATGTGGAGATCAGGGGGCACTTGATACCCAAAGGCTGGTGCGTGTTCACGTACTTCCGATCGGTACACCTGGACGAGAAGCACTACGAGGAGGCGTACAAGTTCAATCCATGGAGGTGGAAG GTGGGTGGCAGAGGAGGACCACATCGTGAACTTTCCTACTGTAAGAATGAAGGGGGGAATGCCCATCCGGGTAAGGAGGAGGAGCTGATGCTATGCAACAAAATGGTAACCGGGGAGGGCCTCAGTCTTCTTCACAGGTATGAactccggaggaggaggaggaggagcagaggaGGAGAGAAATAA
- the LOC103969389 gene encoding protein CYTOKININ-RESPONSIVE GATA TRANSCRIPTION FACTOR 1-like isoform X2, with amino-acid sequence MSQVEAGGCSWLAACPRIRSNSDRWQASHSLNQSPTVPVEEGERDPGQASSFSCPSFFGSRHDPRAYPCMDRQEPKERFLPHPVDSKDDGTLKLSLCDPYVTEEGVVADRAGQWMSSKMRFMRKMMNSSHIVVSKQPRGSMRITPDDQSRSHRLGYSGSNQSNNSPSGIIRVCSDCNTTKTPLWRSGPRGPKSLCNACGIRQSKARRAMAAAAPNGGLIIPATSPAKAPRQEKIDIDRTLPFKKRCKIDTASSSSSSSSSSTTTTTTASSSRKHCFGNVTSSSNNSSAIQRVFPQEERDAAILLMALSCGLIRS; translated from the exons ATGAGCCAAGTCGAGGCAGGAGGCTGCTCATGGCTCGCTGCTTGTCCCCGCATTCGATCAAATAGTGACAGATGGCAGGCAAGTCACAG TTTGAACCAGTCACCTACTGTCCCCGTAGAGGAGGGGGAGAGAGATCCTGGTCAAGCTTCTTCCTTCTCATGTCCCAGCTTCTTCGGTAGCCGCCATGATCCGAGAGCATATCCTTGCATGGACCGTCAAGAG CCCAAGGAGCGGTTCCTGCCTCATCCAGTCGACAGCAAGGACGATGGTACTCTCAAACTCTCTCTCTGCGATCCCTACGTTACCGAAGAAGGTGTAGTGGCGGATAGGGCTGGTCAATGGATGTCCTCCAAGATGCGATTTATGAGGAAGATGATGAATTCGAGTCACATCGTTGTGAGCAAACAACCGAGAGGAAGCATGCGAATTACACCTGACGACCAAAGCCGATCGCACCGATTAGGGTATAGCGGGAGCAACCAAAGCAACAATTCCCCGAGTGGTATCATCAGAGTCTGCAGCGATTGCAACACGACCAAGACTCCTCTGTGGAGGAGCGGTCCTCGTGGCCCCAAG TCCCTCTGTAATGCGTGTGGAATACGACAGAGCAAGGCGAGGCGGGCGATGGCGGCAGCAGCCCCAAACGGTGGACTAATAATCCCCGCAACATCTCCGGCTAAAGCGCCAAGACAGGAGAAGATAGACATCGATCGAACTCTCCCCTTCAAGAAACGGTGCAAGATTGATACTGCCAGTAGTagtagcagtagcagcagcagcagtactaCCACTACTACTACTGCTAGTAGTAGTAGGAAGCATTGCTTTGGCAATGTTACATCGAGCTCAAACAATAGTTCGGCAATCCAAAGGGTCTTCCCGCAGGAAGAGAGGGACGCAGCGATATTGTTGATGGCTTTATCTTGTGGCCTAATTCGGAGTTGA
- the LOC103969389 gene encoding protein CYTOKININ-RESPONSIVE GATA TRANSCRIPTION FACTOR 1-like isoform X3: MAGKSQPKERFLPHPVDSKDDGTLKLSLCDPYVTEEGVVADRAGQWMSSKMRFMRKMMNSSHIVVSKQPRGSMRITPDDQSRSHRLGYSGSNQSNNSPSGIIRVCSDCNTTKTPLWRSGPRGPKSLCNACGIRQSKARRAMAAAAPNGGLIIPATSPAKAPRQEKIDIDRTLPFKKRCKIDTASSSSSSSSSSTTTTTTASSSRKHCFGNVTSSSNNSSAIQRVFPQEERDAAILLMALSCGLIRS; this comes from the exons ATGGCAGGCAAGTCACAG CCCAAGGAGCGGTTCCTGCCTCATCCAGTCGACAGCAAGGACGATGGTACTCTCAAACTCTCTCTCTGCGATCCCTACGTTACCGAAGAAGGTGTAGTGGCGGATAGGGCTGGTCAATGGATGTCCTCCAAGATGCGATTTATGAGGAAGATGATGAATTCGAGTCACATCGTTGTGAGCAAACAACCGAGAGGAAGCATGCGAATTACACCTGACGACCAAAGCCGATCGCACCGATTAGGGTATAGCGGGAGCAACCAAAGCAACAATTCCCCGAGTGGTATCATCAGAGTCTGCAGCGATTGCAACACGACCAAGACTCCTCTGTGGAGGAGCGGTCCTCGTGGCCCCAAG TCCCTCTGTAATGCGTGTGGAATACGACAGAGCAAGGCGAGGCGGGCGATGGCGGCAGCAGCCCCAAACGGTGGACTAATAATCCCCGCAACATCTCCGGCTAAAGCGCCAAGACAGGAGAAGATAGACATCGATCGAACTCTCCCCTTCAAGAAACGGTGCAAGATTGATACTGCCAGTAGTagtagcagtagcagcagcagcagtactaCCACTACTACTACTGCTAGTAGTAGTAGGAAGCATTGCTTTGGCAATGTTACATCGAGCTCAAACAATAGTTCGGCAATCCAAAGGGTCTTCCCGCAGGAAGAGAGGGACGCAGCGATATTGTTGATGGCTTTATCTTGTGGCCTAATTCGGAGTTGA
- the LOC135587031 gene encoding transmembrane 9 superfamily member 7-like — translation MANHGEIAPLLLLLLSSLLVLPQADAFYLPGVAPRDFQKDDELQVKVNKLSSTKTQLPYDYYFLDYCKPLKIMNSAENLGEVLRGDRIENSIYTFQMRRDEGCKVACRTKLTPEAAKNFKEKIDDEYRVNMILDNLPVAVPRQRRDGNQVATYEHGFRVGYKINDDKYYINNHLSFKVMYHKDLDSEDSRIVGFEVIPSSVKHEFSEWDDKNPKVLTCYPSTKITPTSNAPQEVVAEKYVVFSYDVTFQPSEIKWASRWDTYLLMNDDQIHWFSIINSLMIVLFLSGMVAMIMMRTLYRDISNYNQLETQDEAQEETGWKLVHGDVFRSPTNYGLLCVYVGTGVQFFGMTLVTMIFALLGFLSPSNRGGLMTAMVLLWVFMGLFAGYSSSHLYKMFKGTEWKKITLQTAFMFPGVVFAIFFVLNAIIWGEKSSGAVPFGTMFALVFLWFGISVPLVFVGSYIGFKKPAMEDPVKTNKIPRQIPEQAWYMQPGFSILIGGILPFGAVFIELFFILTSIWLNQFYYIFGFLFIVFIILIVTCAEITMVLCYFQLCSEDYYWWWRAYLTAGSSAIYLFAYAVFYFFTKLEITKLVSGILYFGYMLIASYSFFVLTGTIGFYACLWFVRKIYSSVKID, via the exons ATGGCGAACCACGGCGAGATCGCGccgcttcttcttctcctcctctcatcTCTTCTCGTGCTGCCCCAGGCAGACGCGTTCTACCTCCCCGGCGTGGCACCTCGCGATTTCCAGAAG GATGATGAGCTTCAAGTCAAAGTGAACAAGCTTTCATCTACAAAGACACAACTTCCATATGATTACTATTTTTTGGATTACTGTAAGCCTCTGAAGATCATGAATAGTGCTGAGAATCTAGGAGAGGTTCTTCGTGGAGACCGTATTGAGAATTCTATTTACACA TTTCAAATGAGAAGGGATGAAGGTTGCAAAGTAGCTTGTCGCACAAAACTTACCCCTGAAGCTGCAAAGAATTTTAAGGAGAAGATAGATGATGAATATCGAGTGAATAT GATCTTGGATAATCTTCCTGTAGCAGTTCCTCGACAAAGAAGAGATGGAAATCAAGTAGCAACTTATGAACATGGATTCCGTGTTGGTTACAAG ATCAATGATGATAAGTATTACATAAATAATCATCTCAGTTTCAAAGTCATGTATCATAAAGATCTAGATTCCGAAGATTCTCGAATTGTTGGTTTTGAGGTGATTCCAAGCAG TGTGAAGCATGAATTTAGTGAGTGGGATgacaagaatcctaaagtgcttaCCTGTTACCCAAGCACTAAAATAACTCCAACTAGCAATGCTCCACAGGAAGTAGTTGCTGAAAAATATGTTGTCTTCTCATATGATGTTACATTCCAG CCCAGTGAAATTAAATGGGCATCTCGTTGGGACACATATCTTCTGATGAATGATGACCAAATCCACTGGTTTTCTATCATAAATTCATTGATGATAGTTCTCTTTCTATCTGGTATGGTGGCGATGATCATGATGAGAACCCTTTACAGAGATATATCCAATTATAATCAGCTGGAGACCCAGGATGAAGCCCAGGAAGAAACAGGATGGAAATTAGTCCATGGTGATGTTTTTAGATCACCCACTAATTATGGTTTGCTTTGTGTGTATGTGGGAACTGGTGTTCAGTTCTTTGGGATGACCTTGGTCACAATGATATTTGCATTGCTGGGCTTCCTCTCTCCTTCCAACCGCGGGGGTCTTATGACTGCAATGGTTCTTTTGTGGGTGTTCATGGGTCTATTTGCTGGATATTCATCTTCCCACCTCTATAAAATGTTCAAAGGCACAGAGTGGAAAAAGATCACCTTGCAAACTGCATTCATGTTTCCTGGTGTGGTTTTTGCTATTTTCTTTGTGCTCAATGCTATTATCTGGGGGGAGAAATCATCTGGTGCTGTTCCATTTGGTACCATGTTTGCGTTGGTTTTCCTATGGTTTGGCATATCTGTACCATTGGTGTTTGTTGGGAGCTATATCGGATTCAAGAAGCCTGCAATGGAGGATCCAGTAAAGACCAATAAGATCCCTAGGCAAATACCGGAGCAGGCTTGGTACATGCAGCCTGGATTTTCTATACTAATTGGTGGAATACTTCCATTTGGTGCTGTCTTCATTGAGCTCTTCTTCATTCTGACATCCATATGGCTGAATCAGTTTTACTACATCTTTGGCTTCCTCTTCATAGTGTTCATCATCCTCATCGTGACTTGTGCTGAGATCACAATGGTGCTTTGCTACTTCCAGCTTTGCAGTGAGGATTATTATTGGTGGTGGAGGGCATATTTGACCGCAGGTTCTTCTGCAATCTACCTCTTTGCATATGCGGTATTCTACTTCTTCACCAAGTTGGAGATAACCAAGTTGGTTTCTGGCATCCTTTACTTTGGATACATGTTGATCGCATCATATTCATTCTTTGTGTTGACTGGGACAATTGGCTTTTATGCCTGTCTGTGGTTCGTTCGCAAGATATACTCATCTGTTAAAATAGACTGA
- the LOC103969389 gene encoding protein CYTOKININ-RESPONSIVE GATA TRANSCRIPTION FACTOR 1-like isoform X1: MVPIRTVEQICFPVLLCPLVSFQVIDTLFREGLQRPYSYPLSPSCLSMSPFSLNQSPTVPVEEGERDPGQASSFSCPSFFGSRHDPRAYPCMDRQEPKERFLPHPVDSKDDGTLKLSLCDPYVTEEGVVADRAGQWMSSKMRFMRKMMNSSHIVVSKQPRGSMRITPDDQSRSHRLGYSGSNQSNNSPSGIIRVCSDCNTTKTPLWRSGPRGPKSLCNACGIRQSKARRAMAAAAPNGGLIIPATSPAKAPRQEKIDIDRTLPFKKRCKIDTASSSSSSSSSSTTTTTTASSSRKHCFGNVTSSSNNSSAIQRVFPQEERDAAILLMALSCGLIRS, encoded by the exons ATGGTCCCTATACGCACTGTGGAACAAATTTGTTTCCCTGTGCTCCTTTGTCCTCTCGTCTCCTTTCAAGTTATCGACACTCTCTTCCGGGAAGGACTGCAACGCCCCTACTCCTATCCTCTCTCACCTTCCTGTCTCTCCATGTCTCCGTTCAGTTTGAACCAGTCACCTACTGTCCCCGTAGAGGAGGGGGAGAGAGATCCTGGTCAAGCTTCTTCCTTCTCATGTCCCAGCTTCTTCGGTAGCCGCCATGATCCGAGAGCATATCCTTGCATGGACCGTCAAGAG CCCAAGGAGCGGTTCCTGCCTCATCCAGTCGACAGCAAGGACGATGGTACTCTCAAACTCTCTCTCTGCGATCCCTACGTTACCGAAGAAGGTGTAGTGGCGGATAGGGCTGGTCAATGGATGTCCTCCAAGATGCGATTTATGAGGAAGATGATGAATTCGAGTCACATCGTTGTGAGCAAACAACCGAGAGGAAGCATGCGAATTACACCTGACGACCAAAGCCGATCGCACCGATTAGGGTATAGCGGGAGCAACCAAAGCAACAATTCCCCGAGTGGTATCATCAGAGTCTGCAGCGATTGCAACACGACCAAGACTCCTCTGTGGAGGAGCGGTCCTCGTGGCCCCAAG TCCCTCTGTAATGCGTGTGGAATACGACAGAGCAAGGCGAGGCGGGCGATGGCGGCAGCAGCCCCAAACGGTGGACTAATAATCCCCGCAACATCTCCGGCTAAAGCGCCAAGACAGGAGAAGATAGACATCGATCGAACTCTCCCCTTCAAGAAACGGTGCAAGATTGATACTGCCAGTAGTagtagcagtagcagcagcagcagtactaCCACTACTACTACTGCTAGTAGTAGTAGGAAGCATTGCTTTGGCAATGTTACATCGAGCTCAAACAATAGTTCGGCAATCCAAAGGGTCTTCCCGCAGGAAGAGAGGGACGCAGCGATATTGTTGATGGCTTTATCTTGTGGCCTAATTCGGAGTTGA
- the LOC135625395 gene encoding cytochrome P450 90D2-like isoform X1, whose amino-acid sequence MDTSLVLWAASVTLLATVIIARTWGMKRSGQRGHRLPAGSRGWPLVGETLQFVSCAYSPRPERFMDKRTLMYGKVFRSHLFGSPTIVSTDAEVSRCILQSDARTFVPWYPKSLTELMGKSSILLINGNLQRRVHGLIGAFFKSSDLKAQITRDMQSYVQESMINWQDDQLIRIQDETKKIIFQILVKGLIGLEPGKEMQLLKQQFKEFIAGLMSLPVKLPGSRLYRSLQAKKKMVMLIKSIIEEKRMNKSGCAPRDVVDVLINDASGQLTDNLISDNMIDLMIPAEDSVPVLVTLAVKYLSECPLALQHLEEENTRLEKRRSMLGGELQWADYMSLSFTQHVITETLRMGNIISGIMRKAVKDVEIRGHLIPKGWCVFTYFRSVHLDEKHYEEAYKFNPWRWKDKDMSSCGFTPFGGGQRLCPGLDLARLEASIFLHHLVTNFTWVAEEDHIVNFPTVRMKGGMPIRVRRRS is encoded by the exons ATGGACACGTCGCTGGTGCTGTGGGCGGCGTCGGTTACACTCTTGGCGACGGTGATCATCGCCCGGACATGGGGGATGAAGAGAAGCGGCCAAAGAGGTCATCGACTCCCTGCAGGATCCCGGGGTTGGCCTCTCGTCGGCGAGACCCTCCAGTTCGTGTCCTGCGCCTACTCGCCTCGGCCGGAGAGGTTCATGGACAAGCGGACGCTCAT GTACGGGAAGGTGTTCAGGTCGCATCTGTTCGGCAGCCCGACGATCGTGTCGACCGACGCAGAGGTCAGTCGGTGTATCCTGCAAAGCGATGCGAGGACCTTCGTGCCGTGGTATCCGAAATCCCTCACGGAATTGATGGGGAAATCCTCCATTCTGCTCATCAATGGCAACCTCCAGAGACGAGTTCACGGCCTCATCGGCGCCTTCTTCAAGTCCTCCGACCTCAAGGCTCAGATCACCAGAGACATGCAGAGCTACGTGCAGGAGTCCATGATCAATTGGCAGGATGATCAGCTCATCCGCATCCAAGACGAGACCAagaag ATAATCTTCCAAATACTAGTCAAAGGGTTGATTGGATTGGAGCCGGGAAAGGAGATGCAGTTGTTgaagcaacaattcaaagaatttaTTGCCGGGTTGATGTCTTTGCCGGTGAAGCTGCCCGGGAGTAGACTCTACAGATCACTACAG GCAAAGAAGAAGATGGTGATGCTAATAAAGAGCATCATCGAGGAGAAGAGGATGAACAAGTCGGGATGCGCGCCGCGGGATGTGGTGGATGTGCTGATCAACGACGCCAGCGGCCAATTGACGGACAATCTGATATCGGACAACATGATCGATCTGATGATACCGGCCGAGGATTCCGTGCCTGTTCTTGTTACACTAGCAGTCAAGTACCTCAGCGAATGTCCTCTTGCTCTCCAACATCTGGAG GAGGAGAATACGCGGCTGGAGAAGAGGAGATCGATGCTGGGTGGTGAACTGCAATGGGCCGACTACATGTCGTTGAGCTTCACGCAACAC GTGATAACGGAGACGCTACGTATGGGGAACATAATTAGCGGGATCATGAGGAAGGCGGTGAAGGATGTGGAGATCAGGGGGCACTTGATACCCAAAGGCTGGTGCGTGTTCACGTACTTCCGATCGGTACACCTGGACGAGAAGCACTACGAGGAGGCGTACAAGTTCAATCCATGGAGGTGGAAG GACAAGGACATGAGTTCTTGTGGCTTTACTCCTTTTGGAGGTGGGCAAAGGCTGTGCCCTGGGCTGGATCTGGCCAGGCTGGAGGCTTCCATCTTTCTTCACCACTTGGTCACCAACTTCAC GTGGGTGGCAGAGGAGGACCACATCGTGAACTTTCCTACTGTAAGAATGAAGGGGGGAATGCCCATCCGGGTAAGGAGGAGGAGCTGA
- the LOC135625395 gene encoding cytochrome P450 90D2-like isoform X3 produces MDTSLVLWAASVTLLATVIIARTWGMKRSGQRGHRLPAGSRGWPLVGETLQFVSCAYSPRPERFMDKRTLMYGKVFRSHLFGSPTIVSTDAEVSRCILQSDARTFVPWYPKSLTELMGKSSILLINGNLQRRVHGLIGAFFKSSDLKAQITRDMQSYVQESMINWQDDQLIRIQDETKKIIFQILVKGLIGLEPGKEMQLLKQQFKEFIAGLMSLPVKLPGSRLYRSLQAKKKMVMLIKSIIEEKRMNKSGCAPRDVVDVLINDASGQLTDNLISDNMIDLMIPAEDSVPVLVTLAVKYLSECPLALQHLEDKDMSSCGFTPFGGGQRLCPGLDLARLEASIFLHHLVTNFTWVAEEDHIVNFPTVRMKGGMPIRVRRRS; encoded by the exons ATGGACACGTCGCTGGTGCTGTGGGCGGCGTCGGTTACACTCTTGGCGACGGTGATCATCGCCCGGACATGGGGGATGAAGAGAAGCGGCCAAAGAGGTCATCGACTCCCTGCAGGATCCCGGGGTTGGCCTCTCGTCGGCGAGACCCTCCAGTTCGTGTCCTGCGCCTACTCGCCTCGGCCGGAGAGGTTCATGGACAAGCGGACGCTCAT GTACGGGAAGGTGTTCAGGTCGCATCTGTTCGGCAGCCCGACGATCGTGTCGACCGACGCAGAGGTCAGTCGGTGTATCCTGCAAAGCGATGCGAGGACCTTCGTGCCGTGGTATCCGAAATCCCTCACGGAATTGATGGGGAAATCCTCCATTCTGCTCATCAATGGCAACCTCCAGAGACGAGTTCACGGCCTCATCGGCGCCTTCTTCAAGTCCTCCGACCTCAAGGCTCAGATCACCAGAGACATGCAGAGCTACGTGCAGGAGTCCATGATCAATTGGCAGGATGATCAGCTCATCCGCATCCAAGACGAGACCAagaag ATAATCTTCCAAATACTAGTCAAAGGGTTGATTGGATTGGAGCCGGGAAAGGAGATGCAGTTGTTgaagcaacaattcaaagaatttaTTGCCGGGTTGATGTCTTTGCCGGTGAAGCTGCCCGGGAGTAGACTCTACAGATCACTACAG GCAAAGAAGAAGATGGTGATGCTAATAAAGAGCATCATCGAGGAGAAGAGGATGAACAAGTCGGGATGCGCGCCGCGGGATGTGGTGGATGTGCTGATCAACGACGCCAGCGGCCAATTGACGGACAATCTGATATCGGACAACATGATCGATCTGATGATACCGGCCGAGGATTCCGTGCCTGTTCTTGTTACACTAGCAGTCAAGTACCTCAGCGAATGTCCTCTTGCTCTCCAACATCTGGAG GACAAGGACATGAGTTCTTGTGGCTTTACTCCTTTTGGAGGTGGGCAAAGGCTGTGCCCTGGGCTGGATCTGGCCAGGCTGGAGGCTTCCATCTTTCTTCACCACTTGGTCACCAACTTCAC GTGGGTGGCAGAGGAGGACCACATCGTGAACTTTCCTACTGTAAGAATGAAGGGGGGAATGCCCATCCGGGTAAGGAGGAGGAGCTGA